Proteins from a single region of Rhodovibrio salinarum DSM 9154:
- the ubiB gene encoding 2-polyprenylphenol 6-hydroxylase, with protein MLRAIRSLFRLLTIARTLARHDALAVLEIAGVAKPIVWLARQVSRRHVAGRPGQKLARALSDLGPSFIKLGQFISTRSDLIGEQVSDDLAELQDHLPPFDSDTSQKIVEDELGGPVETFFQEFEPPKTAASIAQVHLAVTTDGREVAVKVLRPGIERAFERDLALFYWLAGLVEQAQPRLRRYKPVAMVRLFEEQVRFEMNLSMEAAAADELAANFKGDPSYNVPPIDWARTSRRVMTQGRIEGIPMDDREALLAAGHDLDSVLEKAAEIFFRQVFRDGYFHGDQHPGNMFVDADGNIVAVDFGIMGRLSRHMRYLLADMLLALLQRDYMRLAEVQIEAGYLPEPNAESPSVESFAQALRSVCEPVFGKPLNEISFARVLGQLFTLSKSFHLQMQPQFLLLQKNMMMAEGVSRALRPEINTWTLAQPLIEEWMRQNRGPQARLEQGAREWARIAGRLPETIARAERIVQEIESGGGLKVHPDTARALTQGRGNGWMKLALAMSAGALALAAFALGAVLAG; from the coding sequence ATGCTGCGCGCCATCCGCTCCCTCTTCCGTTTGCTCACGATCGCCCGGACGCTGGCCCGCCACGATGCGCTGGCGGTGCTGGAGATCGCCGGCGTCGCCAAGCCGATTGTCTGGCTCGCGCGGCAGGTGTCGCGCCGGCATGTCGCCGGGCGGCCGGGGCAGAAGCTGGCGCGTGCGCTGTCCGACCTGGGCCCGTCTTTCATCAAGCTGGGCCAGTTCATCTCCACCCGCTCCGACCTGATCGGGGAGCAGGTGTCCGACGATCTGGCGGAGTTGCAGGATCATCTGCCGCCGTTCGACAGCGACACCTCACAGAAGATCGTGGAGGACGAGCTCGGCGGCCCGGTGGAGACCTTCTTCCAGGAGTTCGAGCCGCCCAAGACCGCCGCGTCGATCGCGCAGGTCCACCTGGCCGTCACCACCGACGGCCGGGAGGTTGCGGTCAAGGTATTGCGTCCGGGCATCGAGCGGGCGTTCGAGCGCGATCTGGCGCTGTTCTACTGGCTGGCCGGGCTGGTCGAGCAGGCGCAACCGAGGCTGCGCCGCTATAAGCCGGTCGCGATGGTGCGCCTGTTCGAGGAGCAGGTCCGCTTCGAGATGAACCTGTCGATGGAAGCCGCCGCCGCGGACGAGCTGGCGGCGAACTTCAAGGGCGATCCGAGCTACAACGTGCCGCCGATCGACTGGGCGCGCACCTCGCGCCGGGTGATGACCCAGGGCCGGATCGAGGGCATCCCGATGGACGACCGGGAAGCCCTGCTGGCCGCCGGTCACGACCTGGATTCGGTGCTGGAAAAGGCGGCGGAGATCTTCTTCCGGCAGGTGTTCCGCGACGGCTATTTCCACGGCGACCAGCACCCGGGCAACATGTTCGTTGACGCCGACGGCAACATCGTCGCGGTCGACTTCGGCATCATGGGCCGGTTGAGCCGGCACATGCGCTACCTGCTGGCCGACATGCTGCTTGCCTTGCTGCAGCGTGATTACATGCGCCTGGCCGAGGTGCAGATCGAGGCCGGCTATCTGCCGGAGCCGAACGCCGAAAGCCCGTCGGTGGAATCCTTCGCCCAGGCACTGCGCAGCGTCTGCGAGCCGGTGTTCGGCAAGCCGCTGAACGAGATTTCGTTCGCCCGCGTATTGGGCCAGCTGTTCACCCTGTCGAAATCCTTCCACCTGCAGATGCAACCGCAGTTCCTGCTGTTGCAGAAGAACATGATGATGGCCGAAGGGGTCAGTCGCGCGCTTCGGCCCGAGATCAACACCTGGACCCTGGCGCAGCCACTGATCGAGGAGTGGATGCGCCAGAACCGCGGGCCGCAGGCGCGCCTGGAACAGGGGGCGCGCGAATGGGCCCGGATCGCCGGCCGCCTGCCCGAGACGATCGCGCGGGCCGAGCGGATCGTGCAGGAAATCGAAAGCGGCGGCGGCCTCAAGGTGCACCCCGACACCGCCCGCGCCCTGACCCAAGGGCGTGGTAACGGCTGGATGAAACTGGCGCTGGCGATGTCTGCCGGCGCCTTGGCACTCGCCGCGTTTGCCCTGGGCGCTGTGCTGGCGGGATAG
- the coaBC gene encoding bifunctional phosphopantothenoylcysteine decarboxylase/phosphopantothenate--cysteine ligase CoaBC, translating into MPQVPLKIEAVRGKRVLLVVTGGIAAYKALELIRLLRKSGAEVRCVLTRGGAEFVTPLSLQALSGDKLYDDLFSLTDESEMGHIELSRAADLVVVAPATADFLAKMTHGRADDLASTVLLATDKDTLVAPAMNVRMWQHPATQANVATLGQRGVRFVGPDEGDMACGEYGPGRMAEPDAILAAIAGYFGQARPLAGRRALVTSGPTHEPIDPVRYLANRSSGKQGHAIAGALARLGAATTLVTGPTVQVDPPGVRVQHVESARDMLAACQDALPVDIAVCAAAVADWRPSDCAPQKMKRGDAAELGLRLQPNPDILAALSAAGNQRPALVVGFAAETERVVEHAREKRARKGCDWIVANDVSVGTGTFGGDDNTVHLITDDATTPETWPRMTKQAVADTLAERIAERLGTAKGAG; encoded by the coding sequence ATGCCGCAGGTACCGTTGAAAATCGAGGCTGTGCGCGGTAAGCGCGTGCTGCTGGTCGTCACCGGCGGCATCGCGGCCTACAAGGCGCTTGAGCTGATCCGGCTGCTGCGCAAGTCGGGCGCCGAGGTGCGGTGCGTGCTGACTCGCGGCGGGGCGGAGTTCGTGACGCCGCTATCGTTGCAGGCGCTGTCCGGCGACAAGCTCTATGACGACCTGTTCTCGCTCACCGACGAAAGCGAGATGGGCCATATCGAGCTGTCGCGCGCCGCCGATCTCGTTGTGGTTGCCCCGGCGACCGCCGACTTCCTGGCCAAGATGACCCATGGGCGGGCCGACGATCTGGCGTCGACCGTGCTGCTGGCCACCGACAAGGACACGCTGGTCGCGCCCGCGATGAACGTGCGGATGTGGCAGCATCCGGCGACCCAGGCGAACGTCGCCACGCTTGGCCAGCGCGGCGTGCGGTTCGTCGGGCCCGACGAGGGCGACATGGCCTGCGGCGAATACGGCCCCGGCCGGATGGCGGAGCCGGACGCGATCCTGGCGGCGATCGCCGGCTATTTCGGGCAGGCTCGGCCGCTCGCCGGGCGTCGCGCGCTGGTCACCAGCGGGCCGACGCACGAGCCGATCGATCCCGTGCGCTACCTCGCCAACCGCTCGTCCGGCAAGCAGGGCCATGCGATCGCCGGCGCGCTGGCGCGGCTGGGGGCGGCGACCACCCTGGTCACCGGGCCGACGGTGCAGGTCGATCCGCCCGGCGTGCGCGTCCAGCACGTCGAGAGCGCCCGCGACATGCTGGCGGCCTGTCAGGACGCGCTGCCGGTGGATATTGCCGTCTGTGCCGCAGCGGTGGCCGACTGGCGCCCCTCGGACTGCGCCCCGCAGAAGATGAAGCGCGGCGACGCGGCCGAGCTTGGCCTGCGCTTGCAGCCGAATCCGGACATCCTGGCCGCTTTGTCGGCGGCCGGGAACCAGCGTCCCGCGCTGGTCGTCGGGTTCGCCGCGGAGACCGAGCGCGTGGTCGAGCACGCCCGGGAGAAGCGCGCGCGCAAGGGCTGTGACTGGATCGTCGCCAACGACGTCTCCGTGGGGACCGGAACGTTCGGTGGCGATGACAACACCGTTCACCTGATCACCGATGATGCCACGACGCCGGAGACCTGGCCGCGCATGACCAAGCAGGCGGTCGCCGACACGCTTGCCGAGCGGATCGCCGAGCGTCTGGGGACGGCCAAGGGGGCCGGCTAG
- a CDS encoding RrF2 family transcriptional regulator: MLRLSKKLLFAIEAVVDIAYNAGPEPVRSSEISERQGIPRRYLEQVLQQLVHHNILAGQRGPRGGYRLARERRRITVGEIIRVVRQLEGTPDPTSEAGGSEIGRRVVRPIWQGMQDEMMSRFDHMTIEELCDKARNEGIQSEAQQVPDFSI; this comes from the coding sequence ATGCTGCGCCTGTCCAAGAAGCTGCTGTTCGCCATCGAGGCGGTGGTCGACATCGCCTACAACGCCGGGCCCGAGCCGGTGCGCTCCAGCGAGATCTCGGAGCGTCAGGGGATTCCGCGGCGCTACCTGGAGCAGGTGCTGCAGCAACTGGTCCACCACAACATCCTGGCCGGTCAGCGCGGCCCGCGCGGCGGGTATCGTCTGGCGCGCGAACGCCGTCGGATCACGGTGGGCGAAATCATCCGTGTCGTCCGTCAGCTCGAGGGCACGCCCGACCCGACCAGCGAAGCCGGTGGCAGCGAGATCGGCCGGCGGGTCGTGCGTCCGATCTGGCAGGGCATGCAGGACGAGATGATGTCCCGCTTCGACCACATGACCATCGAGGAACTGTGCGATAAGGCCCGCAACGAAGGCATCCAGTCCGAAGCCCAGCAGGTTCCGGATTTTTCGATCTAG
- the cysK gene encoding cysteine synthase A translates to MADHQADPNPSANTQDTTAPATPGPRPHGRIYDSVLDTIGATPLVRLPRLSERYQVGAEVLGKCEFHNPLSSVKDRIGRAMIEALEAEGRLESDTVLVEPTSGNTGIALAFVCAAKGYRLILTMPETMSVERRKMLRLLGAELVLTDGSKGMRGAVQRAEQLLEELPKAVMPQQFRNPANPEVHRRTTAEEIWTDTGGAVDAVISGVGTGGTLTGIGSVLKQRNPDVQMIAVEPEDSPILSGGTPGPHKIQGIGAGFVPETLDREMIDEVIRIGNDTAFAMAREAASCEGLAVGISSGAALAAAMEIGQREAMKGKRVVTILPSAAERYLSTPLFEGM, encoded by the coding sequence ATGGCCGACCATCAGGCCGACCCCAACCCATCCGCCAACACCCAAGACACCACAGCGCCGGCCACGCCCGGCCCGCGTCCGCACGGACGAATCTACGATTCCGTCCTGGACACGATCGGGGCCACGCCGCTGGTCCGCCTGCCGCGCCTGAGTGAGCGCTACCAGGTGGGCGCGGAGGTCCTGGGCAAGTGCGAGTTCCATAACCCCCTGTCCAGCGTGAAGGACCGGATCGGCCGCGCCATGATCGAGGCGCTGGAGGCCGAGGGCCGGCTGGAGTCGGACACCGTCCTGGTGGAACCGACCAGCGGCAACACCGGTATCGCGCTCGCCTTCGTTTGCGCCGCCAAGGGCTATCGGCTGATCCTGACCATGCCGGAAACGATGTCGGTCGAGCGGCGCAAGATGCTGCGTCTCTTGGGCGCGGAACTGGTGCTGACCGACGGCAGCAAGGGCATGCGCGGGGCCGTTCAGCGCGCCGAGCAGCTGCTGGAGGAGCTGCCCAAGGCGGTGATGCCCCAGCAGTTCCGCAATCCCGCCAACCCGGAAGTGCACCGCCGCACCACCGCCGAGGAGATCTGGACGGATACCGGCGGCGCGGTCGATGCCGTCATCAGCGGCGTTGGGACCGGCGGGACGCTGACCGGCATCGGTTCGGTCCTGAAGCAGCGCAATCCCGATGTGCAGATGATCGCGGTGGAACCGGAGGACAGTCCGATTCTTTCCGGCGGCACGCCGGGGCCGCACAAGATCCAGGGCATCGGCGCCGGCTTCGTGCCGGAGACGCTGGATCGCGAGATGATCGACGAGGTGATCCGGATCGGCAACGACACCGCCTTCGCGATGGCGCGCGAGGCTGCGAGCTGCGAGGGCTTGGCGGTCGGCATCTCCTCGGGCGCGGCCTTGGCGGCCGCCATGGAGATCGGGCAGCGCGAAGCGATGAAGGGCAAGCGCGTGGTCACCATCCTGCCCTCGGCGGCCGAGCGTTACCTGTCCACGCCGCTGTTCGAGGGCATGTAG
- a CDS encoding HesA/MoeB/ThiF family protein, protein MEFTDPQIDRYARHLVLPEIGEQGQQRLLESRVLVVGAGGLGAPLLTYLAAAGVGRLGVIDDDRVELSNLQRQVIHTTGDIGRPKVASAADRLRALNPEVAVDAHDRRVTRAGLVELIGQYDLVADGSDNFVTRYLLNDACYLAGRTLVSAAIMRFDGQLSTFKAHLAEDHGGGPCYRCVFGAQPADPKQSCADVGVLAMLPGVMGALQATEVGKELLDIGDSLSGRLVLYDALATGFRSIKTRRDPACPLCGEQPSIRDLTDVSYGDTDPLCVA, encoded by the coding sequence ATGGAGTTCACCGACCCGCAGATCGACCGTTACGCCCGTCACCTTGTGCTGCCGGAGATCGGCGAGCAGGGGCAGCAGCGCCTGCTCGAGTCGCGGGTCCTGGTGGTGGGCGCGGGCGGTCTGGGCGCGCCGCTCCTGACCTACCTGGCCGCCGCCGGTGTTGGCCGGCTGGGCGTGATCGACGACGATCGCGTCGAGTTGTCCAACCTGCAGCGCCAGGTCATCCATACCACCGGCGACATCGGCCGGCCGAAGGTGGCGAGCGCGGCCGATCGACTGCGGGCCCTGAACCCCGAGGTCGCGGTCGACGCCCACGACCGGCGGGTGACCCGCGCGGGCCTGGTCGAGTTGATCGGCCAGTACGATCTGGTGGCCGACGGTTCCGACAACTTCGTCACCCGTTATCTCTTGAACGACGCCTGCTATCTGGCCGGCCGGACGCTGGTGTCCGCGGCGATCATGCGCTTCGACGGGCAACTGTCGACCTTCAAGGCGCACCTGGCCGAGGATCACGGCGGCGGCCCTTGTTACCGCTGCGTCTTCGGCGCCCAGCCGGCCGATCCCAAGCAGTCCTGCGCCGACGTTGGCGTGCTGGCGATGCTGCCCGGCGTGATGGGGGCGCTGCAGGCGACCGAGGTGGGGAAGGAACTGCTCGACATCGGCGACAGCCTGTCCGGCCGGCTTGTGCTGTACGACGCGCTCGCCACCGGCTTTCGCAGCATCAAGACCCGGCGCGATCCGGCCTGTCCGCTGTGCGGCGAGCAGCCCAGCATCCGCGATCTCACCGACGTCAGCTACGGCGACACCGATCCGCTGTGCGTGGCCTGA
- a CDS encoding transglutaminase family protein: MKRLRVRHTTTYRYKRPVTFGEHRLMFRPRDSHDLRLTATKLRISPKADVRWLHDVFSNSIAIAIPQEPSDTLTFESTIDIEHYGSDSATFPLAPHARTYPFSYPAEESPDLQRLTERHYPDPEHKIDTWAKRFLEDRGGPVDTNLLLGEITRAIARDFGYERRHAIGTRPPVETLDLGTGSCRDLALLMMEALRALGLATRFVSGYLYDPARDPARQDTEQHALSGAGATHAWVQVYLPGAGWVEYDPTNGLVGGGNLIRVGVARDPNQAIPLKGTFTGYPDDYLDMDVAVEVTSATEE, translated from the coding sequence ATGAAACGCCTGCGCGTCCGGCATACCACGACCTACCGCTACAAGCGGCCGGTCACCTTCGGCGAACATCGGCTGATGTTCCGCCCGCGGGACAGCCACGACCTGCGGCTGACCGCAACCAAGCTGCGCATCTCGCCGAAGGCGGACGTGCGCTGGCTGCACGATGTGTTTTCCAACTCGATCGCGATCGCCATCCCGCAGGAGCCGAGCGATACGCTCACCTTCGAGAGCACGATCGATATCGAGCATTATGGCAGCGACAGTGCCACCTTCCCGCTCGCCCCGCATGCCCGGACCTATCCCTTCTCCTACCCCGCGGAGGAGAGCCCGGATCTGCAGCGCCTGACCGAGCGGCACTACCCGGATCCCGAACACAAGATCGATACGTGGGCGAAACGGTTTCTCGAGGACCGCGGCGGCCCGGTCGATACCAACCTGCTGCTGGGCGAGATCACCCGGGCGATCGCGCGCGACTTCGGCTACGAGCGCCGGCATGCGATCGGCACCCGTCCGCCGGTCGAGACGCTGGATCTCGGCACCGGCTCCTGCCGCGACCTGGCGCTGTTGATGATGGAAGCGTTGCGCGCACTGGGCCTGGCGACCAGGTTCGTCTCCGGCTACCTGTACGATCCCGCCCGCGACCCCGCCCGGCAGGACACGGAGCAACACGCACTCTCCGGGGCCGGCGCGACCCACGCCTGGGTGCAGGTCTACCTGCCCGGCGCCGGCTGGGTGGAATACGACCCGACCAACGGTCTGGTCGGCGGCGGCAACCTGATCCGCGTCGGCGTCGCCCGCGACCCAAACCAGGCGATCCCGCTCAAGGGCACCTTCACCGGCTACCCGGACGACTATCTGGACATGGACGTCGCGGTCGAGGTCACCAGCGCCACTGAAGAATAG
- the acnA gene encoding aconitate hydratase AcnA: MPSAPARDDEKDETLAGQDSLKTRRTLTVDGQEYDYFSIPEAEANGLGDVSRLPFSLKVLLENLLRYEDGGTVVTDDAKAMSQWVKDRKSDREIAYRPARVLMQDFTGVPAVVDLAAMRDAVANLGGSPDQINPLSPVDLVIDHSVMVDSFGNPTSFKQNVKREFERNRERYEFLRWGQQAFDNFRVVPPGTGICHQVNLEYLGQSVWVKDDGQGRNVAMPDTLVGTDSHTTMINGLGVLGWGVGGIEAEAAMLGQPVSMVIPQVVGFKLTGELDEGATATDLVLTVTEMLRKHGVVGKFVEFYGPGLSALTLADRATIGNMAPEYGATCGFFPVDAETVRYLNFTGRDPHRIKLVEEYCKAQGLWREDDTPDPVFTDNLTLDLSEVEPSIAGPKRPQDRVAVKAAAGEFRSHLQKELGLDPDGAAADMAEEGPAAIGDSAKQAFDDSGVQVEGENYRLNHGDVVIAAITSCTNTSNPSVMLGAGMLARNALEKGLEVKPWVKTSLAPGSQVVTDYLEAAGLQDDLDALGFNLVGYGCTTCIGNSGPLADNIAGAVEKGDLMVCSVLSGNRNFEGRINPHCKANYLASPPLVVAYALAGNMRIDLLNDPLGEDRKGQKVYMKDIWPSASDIQSMLTSSLTSDMFKDRYANVFQGPPEWQDIQVGEGQTYQWQGDSTYVRRPPFFEDMGGEPSGLEDVHGAYTLAILGDSVTTDHISPAGAIKKDSPAGRYLMDRGVEPRDFNSYGSRRGNHEVMMRGTFANIRIRNEMVPGVEGGVTKHVPSGAQMAIYDAAMKYQDEGTPLVVVAGKEYGTGSSRDWAAKGTRLLGVKAVIAESYERIHRSNLVGMGVLPLQFPDGSSRETLKLTGEERWDLTGVKDGITPRMTVQATLHRPDGSQEQVNLLCRIDTADEVEYYRHGGILHYVLRQIAGRASA; this comes from the coding sequence ATGCCCAGCGCACCCGCACGCGATGACGAGAAGGACGAGACCTTGGCTGGACAGGATAGTCTCAAAACCCGCCGCACCCTGACCGTCGACGGTCAGGAGTACGATTACTTCTCCATCCCCGAAGCCGAAGCCAATGGCCTGGGCGACGTCTCCCGCCTGCCGTTCTCGCTCAAGGTGCTGCTGGAGAACCTGCTGCGCTACGAGGACGGCGGCACGGTGGTGACCGACGACGCCAAGGCGATGAGCCAGTGGGTGAAGGACCGCAAATCCGACCGGGAGATCGCCTACCGCCCGGCGCGCGTGCTGATGCAGGACTTCACCGGCGTGCCCGCCGTGGTCGACCTGGCGGCGATGCGCGACGCGGTGGCGAACCTGGGTGGCAGCCCGGATCAGATCAATCCGCTGTCGCCGGTCGACCTGGTGATCGACCACTCGGTGATGGTCGACTCCTTCGGCAATCCGACGTCGTTCAAACAGAACGTCAAGCGCGAGTTCGAGCGCAACCGCGAGCGCTACGAATTCCTGCGCTGGGGCCAGCAGGCGTTCGACAACTTCCGCGTCGTGCCGCCGGGCACCGGCATCTGCCACCAGGTCAACCTAGAGTACCTGGGCCAATCGGTCTGGGTGAAGGACGACGGCCAGGGCCGCAACGTCGCGATGCCGGACACGCTGGTGGGTACCGACAGCCATACCACCATGATCAACGGCCTGGGCGTGCTCGGCTGGGGTGTCGGCGGCATCGAGGCGGAGGCCGCGATGCTGGGCCAGCCGGTGTCGATGGTGATCCCGCAAGTGGTCGGCTTCAAGCTGACCGGCGAGCTGGACGAGGGCGCGACCGCGACCGACCTGGTGCTGACCGTCACCGAGATGCTGCGCAAGCACGGTGTGGTCGGCAAGTTCGTCGAGTTCTACGGTCCCGGCCTGTCGGCCCTGACGCTGGCCGACCGCGCGACGATCGGCAACATGGCGCCCGAGTACGGCGCCACCTGCGGCTTCTTCCCGGTCGACGCCGAGACAGTGCGCTATCTGAACTTCACCGGCCGCGACCCGCATCGGATCAAGCTGGTCGAGGAGTACTGCAAGGCTCAGGGCCTGTGGCGCGAGGACGATACGCCGGACCCGGTGTTCACCGATAACCTGACCCTGGACCTGTCGGAGGTCGAGCCGTCGATCGCCGGGCCGAAGCGCCCGCAAGACCGCGTCGCAGTGAAGGCTGCCGCTGGCGAGTTCCGCAGTCACCTGCAGAAGGAACTGGGCCTGGATCCCGACGGCGCAGCCGCCGACATGGCCGAGGAAGGCCCGGCGGCGATCGGCGACAGCGCCAAGCAGGCGTTCGACGACTCCGGCGTGCAGGTCGAGGGCGAGAACTACCGCCTGAACCACGGCGACGTGGTGATCGCGGCGATCACCTCCTGCACCAACACCTCCAACCCGTCCGTCATGCTGGGTGCCGGCATGCTGGCGCGCAACGCCTTGGAGAAGGGGCTGGAGGTCAAACCGTGGGTGAAGACCTCGCTCGCCCCGGGCTCGCAGGTCGTGACCGACTACCTGGAGGCCGCCGGCCTGCAGGACGACCTGGACGCGCTCGGCTTCAACCTGGTCGGCTACGGCTGCACGACCTGCATCGGCAACTCCGGCCCGCTCGCCGACAACATCGCGGGCGCGGTGGAGAAGGGCGACCTGATGGTCTGCTCGGTGCTGTCCGGTAACCGCAACTTCGAGGGCCGGATCAACCCGCACTGCAAGGCCAACTACCTGGCCTCGCCGCCGCTGGTGGTCGCCTACGCGCTGGCGGGCAACATGCGCATCGACCTATTGAACGACCCGCTCGGCGAAGACCGCAAGGGCCAGAAGGTCTACATGAAGGACATCTGGCCGTCGGCGAGCGACATCCAGTCGATGCTGACGTCCTCGCTCACCTCCGACATGTTCAAGGACCGCTATGCCAACGTCTTCCAGGGTCCGCCGGAGTGGCAGGACATCCAGGTCGGCGAGGGCCAGACCTACCAGTGGCAAGGCGACAGCACCTACGTCCGCCGTCCCCCCTTCTTCGAGGACATGGGCGGCGAGCCGTCGGGGCTGGAGGACGTCCACGGCGCCTACACCCTGGCGATCCTGGGCGATTCCGTCACCACCGACCACATCTCCCCCGCCGGCGCGATCAAGAAGGACAGCCCGGCCGGGCGCTATCTGATGGACCGGGGCGTCGAGCCGCGCGACTTCAACTCCTACGGCTCGCGGCGCGGCAATCACGAGGTGATGATGCGCGGCACCTTCGCCAACATCCGCATACGCAACGAGATGGTGCCGGGTGTCGAGGGCGGCGTGACCAAGCACGTGCCGTCGGGCGCGCAGATGGCGATCTACGACGCCGCCATGAAGTACCAGGACGAGGGCACCCCGCTGGTCGTGGTCGCCGGCAAGGAGTACGGCACCGGCTCCTCGCGCGACTGGGCGGCCAAGGGCACGCGGCTGCTCGGCGTCAAGGCGGTGATCGCGGAGAGCTACGAGCGCATCCACCGCTCCAACCTGGTCGGCATGGGCGTGCTGCCGCTGCAGTTCCCCGACGGCAGCAGCCGCGAGACCCTGAAGCTGACCGGCGAGGAACGCTGGGACCTGACCGGCGTGAAGGACGGCATCACGCCACGCATGACCGTGCAGGCGACCCTGCACCGCCCGGACGGCAGCCAGGAGCAGGTCAACCTGTTGTGCCGGATCGATACCGCGGACGAGGTGGAGTACTACCGCCACGGCGGCATCCTGCACTACGTCCTGCGCCAGATCGCCGGCCGCGCCAGCGCGTAA
- a CDS encoding phenylacetate--CoA ligase family protein: MSAHASDSSHYDALETRDAESRARDLAEVLPKQIAHAQQNSRAYAEMLAEVDPRSVTDLQALAKLPVTRKQDIMDRQSPQAPLGGFNASEIEAMARLFASPGPVYEPQGIRPDHWRMARGLYAAGFHCGMVVHNSFAYHLTPGGWIMDSGARALGCPVIPAGTGNSAQQAAAIHQLRPAAFTGTPDYLKVLLDKADELGLDASSIERAMVSGGPLFPSLRQEYSDRGVLVRQCYATADLGLVAYETTAPDGGPNPGMVVDEGVLVEIVRPGTGDPVADGEVGELVVTTFNPDYPLIRFATGDMSAVLSGSSPCGRTNTRIKGWMGRADQTAKVKGMFVHPQQIARVSERHPEIQKARAQVTRENAQDVLTLVCEVAGGDQRLAEAIAGSLHEATQLKGAVAFVEPGELPNDGIVIDDQRESAAG, encoded by the coding sequence ATGTCCGCGCATGCGAGCGACAGCTCCCACTACGACGCGCTGGAAACCCGCGACGCCGAGAGCCGGGCACGCGACCTGGCAGAGGTCCTGCCCAAGCAGATCGCGCATGCGCAGCAAAATTCCCGCGCCTACGCCGAGATGCTGGCGGAAGTCGATCCGCGCAGCGTCACCGATCTCCAGGCGCTGGCGAAGCTGCCGGTGACGCGCAAGCAAGACATCATGGACCGGCAGAGCCCTCAGGCCCCGCTGGGCGGCTTCAACGCCAGCGAGATCGAAGCGATGGCCCGCCTGTTCGCGTCCCCCGGGCCGGTCTACGAGCCGCAGGGCATTCGGCCGGACCACTGGCGCATGGCGCGCGGCCTGTATGCCGCCGGCTTCCATTGCGGCATGGTCGTGCACAATAGCTTTGCCTACCACCTGACGCCCGGCGGCTGGATCATGGATAGCGGCGCGCGCGCGCTCGGCTGCCCGGTGATCCCGGCCGGCACCGGCAACAGCGCGCAGCAGGCCGCCGCGATCCATCAGTTGCGCCCGGCCGCCTTCACCGGCACGCCGGACTATCTCAAGGTCCTGCTGGACAAGGCGGACGAACTCGGTCTCGACGCCAGCTCGATCGAGCGCGCGATGGTCTCCGGCGGCCCGCTGTTCCCCTCCCTGCGTCAGGAATACAGCGACCGCGGCGTGCTGGTGCGGCAGTGCTACGCCACCGCCGACCTTGGGCTGGTCGCCTACGAGACGACCGCTCCCGACGGTGGACCCAATCCCGGCATGGTGGTGGATGAGGGCGTGCTCGTGGAGATCGTTCGCCCCGGCACCGGCGATCCGGTGGCCGATGGCGAGGTCGGCGAGCTCGTGGTCACGACCTTCAACCCCGATTACCCGCTGATCCGCTTCGCCACCGGCGACATGTCCGCGGTGCTGTCCGGGTCCAGTCCGTGCGGGCGCACCAACACCCGGATCAAGGGCTGGATGGGCCGGGCCGACCAGACGGCGAAGGTCAAGGGCATGTTCGTCCATCCCCAGCAGATCGCCCGGGTGAGCGAGCGCCATCCGGAGATCCAGAAGGCCCGCGCCCAGGTTACCCGGGAGAACGCGCAGGACGTGCTCACCCTGGTGTGCGAGGTCGCTGGCGGCGATCAGCGCCTGGCCGAGGCCATCGCCGGCAGCCTGCACGAGGCCACCCAGCTCAAGGGCGCGGTCGCGTTCGTCGAGCCCGGCGAGCTGCCGAACGACGGCATCGTGATCGACGATCAGCGCGAGAGCGCGGCGGGGTAG
- a CDS encoding DUF1223 domain-containing protein, translating to MARRFLLLAFILLLLPPARLLAAEDARSVVVELFTSQGCSSCPPADRLLGELKGRPGVIALSLHVDYWDYIGWQDPYGLARHTNRQQAYRHRLGLDYVYTPQIVVDGALQAVGSRRQAVLDQLARARQRPSAVRPQLAEDRAVIPAATVDREARVWLVTFDARHATDVADGENAGDRLVNHNVVRSWQDLGAYTGARRDISLDLAEARAAGRSGCALLVQQDGTGAILGAAMRRFDEG from the coding sequence ATGGCCCGTCGCTTTTTGCTGCTTGCCTTTATCCTCCTGCTGCTGCCGCCGGCTCGGTTGCTCGCGGCCGAGGACGCTCGCTCCGTGGTGGTCGAGCTGTTTACCAGCCAGGGCTGCAGTTCGTGCCCGCCGGCTGACCGGCTGCTGGGCGAGTTGAAGGGCCGGCCGGGTGTGATCGCGTTGTCGCTGCACGTCGACTACTGGGACTACATCGGTTGGCAGGACCCGTACGGCCTTGCCCGCCACACCAACCGGCAACAGGCGTACCGACACCGGTTGGGTCTGGATTACGTCTATACCCCGCAGATCGTGGTCGACGGTGCGCTGCAGGCCGTCGGCTCGCGGCGGCAGGCGGTGCTGGACCAACTTGCCCGGGCCCGGCAGCGCCCATCCGCCGTGCGTCCCCAGCTGGCGGAGGACCGAGCGGTGATTCCGGCGGCAACGGTCGACAGGGAGGCGCGTGTCTGGCTGGTCACCTTCGACGCCCGCCACGCCACCGACGTTGCGGACGGGGAGAATGCCGGCGACCGGCTGGTCAACCACAACGTGGTGCGTAGTTGGCAGGACCTGGGTGCCTACACCGGCGCCCGGCGGGATATCTCGCTGGATTTGGCCGAGGCCCGCGCAGCCGGACGCAGCGGGTGTGCGCTGTTGGTGCAACAGGACGGCACCGGCGCGATCCTGGGCGCGGCGATGCGGCGGTTCGACGAAGGCTAG